The genome window GAAAAAGATGATGGCGGCGATGTTTTCGTCCATCATCAGGACATCGAAGGCACCGGTTTCAAAACCTTGTATGAAGATCAAAAAGTGGAATTCGAAGTAACGAAGGGCGAAAAAGGCCCCAAAGCGACGAATGTCAAGGTCTTGAAATAAACTGCTTTCCTAGTGGATCGTTTGCAGGGCAAAACGAACGCCCCGGATTTTCCGGGGCGTTTTATTTTGCTGTCTGGATAAAATCTTATCCATAATAGGGAAAAAATCGTTAAAAATTCTTTTAAGTTATCTCTCAAGGCGTCGATAATAGGGGCGATAAAGGGTAAGTTCGCTCATTTTTCCATAGAGGAGGGATAAAAAAAGGGGTTAAACTACTACACCCGTTTATTGAAAAGGCCTCGGAAACCTTTGTAAGGGCGCGGAGCAATTTAACCCAAGTCGTAAAATACGTCATACAGGGTTCTCTGTGAAGCGTGTTTTACGCCGTTT of Candidatus Omnitrophota bacterium contains these proteins:
- a CDS encoding cold-shock protein, whose translation is MATGRVKWFNEKKGYGFIEKDDGGDVFVHHQDIEGTGFKTLYEDQKVEFEVTKGEKGPKATNVKVLK